GGTGTGCGCCGACTTCGCCCAGCTGGGCCGGTTCGTGCACGTGGACAACGCCGTCTTCCGGGCGGTGAAGGCGGCCACGCCGGGCAGCTACACGTTCATCCTGCCCGCGACCAAGGAGGTGCCCAGGCGGCTGCTGCACCCGAAGAAGAAGACGGTCGGTGTCCGCATCCCGGATCACCCGGTGGTGCACGCGCTGCTGGCCGAGATCGGTGAGCCGCTGCTCTCGAGCACGTTGCTGCTTCCGGATCAGGAAGACCCACTGACCGATGGGTGGCAGATCAAGGAGGAGCTCGACCACAGCCTCGATGCGATCATCGACGCGGGGGAGTGCGGTGACGAACCCACGACCGTCATCGACCTCTCGGAGGGGGTGGCCGACGTCGTACGGCGCGGTGCGGGAGACCCCTCACCGTTCGAGTAGCCGTCAGCGGCTGGGGTGCCCCGCCTCCTCGGCCACCGTGCGGAGCCGCTCGCGATAGTCGTTCCACCACGCGGCATCCGAGGCGGGCAGGTTGAGCGCCTGGGGGAGAAGGCCGGCGGTGCCGTCGATCAGTTCGCGGATGATGTCGGCGTGTCCGGTGTGCCGCGCCAGGTCGCTGGTCACGTGAATGAGCATGCGGCCGAGCGTCACCTCGCCGTGCGTACCCCACCACGGCACCCGGCCCGGCGCATCGAGATCGAGCATCGTGATGGTCTCGTCGGCGAACTGCCACACCGCGCGATACATCGCCACGATCTCCTCGCTGGTCTCCTCGGCGGTGGCCCACATGTCCGCGTTCGGCTCGGCGTCGTCCTCGGCCCAGGGCATCGCGATGGGGTGATCACGCCCGAAGACCAGCCCGAAGTAGCCCTGCTCCACGCCGGCCATGTGCTTGACCAGGCCGAGCAGGTTGGTGCCCGTCGGGGTCATCGGCGTGCGCATCTGCCGCTCGTCGAGGCCGTCGAGCTTCCACAGCAGCGCCTCGCGGTGCTCCTGGAGGTACTGGTGCAGGATCGACTTCGTCGTCATGCGCCGAGCGTAGCGTCAACCCCACCATGGAGACGGATGAGGCTAGAGTCGGCCCATGGACATGCTGAGTGGCTCACAGATCGCCGAAGCAGGTCTGGCCGACTGGCGCAAGCTGGCCCAAGGGCTTCACGCGCGATATCTGGTCGAGGACTTCGGCGCCGCCGCGCGCTTCGTCGCCGCGCTCGCCGAGGCAGGACATTCGCTCGGGCATCATCCCCGTGTCTCGATCAGCACGGGGCACGTGGACCTGGAGCTGGTCTCCGATGACGCCGTCTACCGCGACGGCGAGGGGACCGAGCACCGAGTCGAATGGGTGAGCCAGCAGGACCTCGATCTCGCACGGCTGATCACGGTGATCGCCGCCGATCTCGGCCTGGCCGCCGACCCGGCATCGGTGAGCGAGATCGAGCTCGGTCTCGACACGACAAGTTCGGCGACCATTGCGCCGGTGTGGGCTGCGCTTCTGACCGGCAGCGCGTCGTCCCAGGGGCGTGGATCGCCGAGCGACGAGATCCGGGACGCTACCGGGCGGGTGCCGAACCTGTGGTTCGGTGAGCTCGATCCGAAGGATGCATCCTGCGAGCGATTCCATCTTGAGGTCTATGTCGCACCGGAGGCTCTCGCAGCACGGATCGACGCCGTTCTCGCCGCGGGCGGCAGCATCGTCGACGACAGTCAGGCACCGTCGCTCACGGTGATCGCCGACCAGGACGGTAACCGGGGAGTGGTGTGCGTGGACATGTCGGCCACGCATCGCGCCTGAGAAGCCTGGAATGACATAATGTACATTATCGGCGACTTTCAGGAGTGGCTGGATTGAGCCCTCCGGATTGATTCGACTTGGTGCGCAGGTGCCGTCGACGTAGCGTCGTGGCGAGGCTGGTGCACGCCGCCCCGATCGCGATCAGCGCCGCCGCCGGCGGCCACGGGACCGCGACGATCGTTCCGTCCACCGCGCGGATCGCGACGCCGCCGACCACGCCGGCGGCAACGATGCCTGCGACCCCGAGCATGCCGAGGATCCAGTCACGTACGCGAGGCTGACTCGCTCTGACGACGTCCGCTGCCAGAGCCGCGAGAGCGACGACGGACAGGATCAGGATGTGCTGGGATGACCGCATGAACCACCCGCCGGTCACGATGCTGTGGGAACAGGTGGATCCTGCGCGCACCTTGACCGAGCGGGCCGGATTCACCGACGCAGCGGCCGCGGTGCACTGGCTCACGTCCACCGTCTCGGCCCACTGGGATCTCCCGGTCGACTCCTGCGACCGTCTCGTCCTCAGCGATCGCAACGTGCTGGCGTGGCTCTCGACCACGAGGGGCCGGATGCTCGCGAAATGGTCGGTGGCGCCGGAGCGGTTCGCTCGCCTGTCGGCGCTGGCGGACTTGGTCCGATGGCTGCATCAGTCCGGCTTGCCGGTCTCGGCGCCGCTCCCGGCACGTTCGGGGGCGCTGCAGATCGAGGTCGACGGCGTCTCGATCGCCCTGCAGCGGGTGATCGAGAGCCCGATGCTCGATGCCGGCGACCCGCGCCAGGTTCACGCCGCCGGAGCCGTGCTGGCCAGGCTCCACCTCGCCCTGGCCGAGCACCCCGGCCGTGAGCGCGTGATCGGGCCCTCACAGCCCCATGACGCTGCCGGGATGACAGCGTGGCTCGGAGCGGCGGGTGCGCACCTGCCCTCGGCTGCCGTCCGGAACCTTCGGGATCGTCTCGCCGACGCCCCCGGCCTCGACGCGCCGGTGCAGCTGCTGCACGGCGACTACCGCTCGGCGAACATCCTGTGCTCGGGCGCAGAGGTGGCGGCGGTACTCGACTTCGAGGAACTGCGCCGCGATCGCTGCGTCGACGAGCTCGCCCGGTCGGCGGTCCTGCTCGGCACCCGCTTCCATGACTGGGGCCCCGTCCCCACCGGGACGCACGCACACCTGCTCGCCGGATACGAGACCGTCCGGCGCCTCACCGCCTCCGAACGCGTCTGGTGGGACCTGCTCCGCCTTCACTACACCCTCGTGTTCGTGCCCCACGGTGACGATCCCGCCGGATGGGCCGGCTCGGCGCTCGACCTGAGCCGCCACAGCTGACGCCGGACCTGCGGTCCGGCCGGCGCGCCCACGTGCGGCGGGGATGAACGCCCCGTAACGTATCAACCCCATCTCGACACTGGAGTCAATCATGGTGGTTCACGCACGGGCATTGTCGCCCGTCGCCCCGGAACGTCTCGCCGTCGAGAAGATCGGTGTGGTCCGTCATAGCCTGCGACGCGCGGGCGCCGCGGCACTCACCTGTATCGGTGCCGTCGCCGCCGATGCCGCGACCAGACCCGACGCCGCCCTCACTCCCGCCGCGCTCGTCGGGTACTCGGTGACCATCTGGGTGCTGTTCCCCGTGGCCATGGCCCTGGCCGTGGTGGCCGGCGTCGCGGCGAGCAGAAGGGCGGTCCTGTCGTTCTGGAGCTCCTCACT
Above is a window of Ruania suaedae DNA encoding:
- a CDS encoding L-threonylcarbamoyladenylate synthase, with the translated sequence MARYFDVHPVNPQPRAIRQVADIIRDGGLVAYPTDSCYAVGAQLGNPQAKQRILDLRRLDERHHFTLVCADFAQLGRFVHVDNAVFRAVKAATPGSYTFILPATKEVPRRLLHPKKKTVGVRIPDHPVVHALLAEIGEPLLSSTLLLPDQEDPLTDGWQIKEELDHSLDAIIDAGECGDEPTTVIDLSEGVADVVRRGAGDPSPFE
- a CDS encoding 4a-hydroxytetrahydrobiopterin dehydratase, yielding MDMLSGSQIAEAGLADWRKLAQGLHARYLVEDFGAAARFVAALAEAGHSLGHHPRVSISTGHVDLELVSDDAVYRDGEGTEHRVEWVSQQDLDLARLITVIAADLGLAADPASVSEIELGLDTTSSATIAPVWAALLTGSASSQGRGSPSDEIRDATGRVPNLWFGELDPKDASCERFHLEVYVAPEALAARIDAVLAAGGSIVDDSQAPSLTVIADQDGNRGVVCVDMSATHRA
- a CDS encoding DinB family protein, with the protein product MTTKSILHQYLQEHREALLWKLDGLDERQMRTPMTPTGTNLLGLVKHMAGVEQGYFGLVFGRDHPIAMPWAEDDAEPNADMWATAEETSEEIVAMYRAVWQFADETITMLDLDAPGRVPWWGTHGEVTLGRMLIHVTSDLARHTGHADIIRELIDGTAGLLPQALNLPASDAAWWNDYRERLRTVAEEAGHPSR
- a CDS encoding phosphotransferase enzyme family protein: MNHPPVTMLWEQVDPARTLTERAGFTDAAAAVHWLTSTVSAHWDLPVDSCDRLVLSDRNVLAWLSTTRGRMLAKWSVAPERFARLSALADLVRWLHQSGLPVSAPLPARSGALQIEVDGVSIALQRVIESPMLDAGDPRQVHAAGAVLARLHLALAEHPGRERVIGPSQPHDAAGMTAWLGAAGAHLPSAAVRNLRDRLADAPGLDAPVQLLHGDYRSANILCSGAEVAAVLDFEELRRDRCVDELARSAVLLGTRFHDWGPVPTGTHAHLLAGYETVRRLTASERVWWDLLRLHYTLVFVPHGDDPAGWAGSALDLSRHS